In Nostoc piscinale CENA21, the genomic stretch ACGAATGAATGTAATTTCTACTAGATAGTAATGGTTTACTTTAACCAGATATCTATCTCAATCTCATATTTATCACTTTAGGTTTTTCAAATGATTATTAATATATCTCTCGCTTGGCTACAGTTAGCTCGACAAAAAGCTCGTTTTTTAGTGGCTTCGACCGGAATTGCTTTTATTGCAGTACTGATGTTTGTCCAAGTTGGATTTCAAGATGCTTTATACACTAGTGCTACGCAGTTACATAATAATCTCAAAGGAGATTTATTTATAATCAGTACTCAATATCAATCATTGACATTTAATCAAAGTTTTCCTCGCCGGTATTTATATCAGATATTAGGATGTGAGGGTATAGAATCAGTTAGCCCATTATATATGCAGTTTGCCAAGCTAAAAAATTTAATAAATGGTATCAAGTTTCCTATATATGTACTTGGATTTGAGCCAGAAAGAGCAATTTTAAAATTACCAATTATTCAACAAAATCAAAGCCTACTACAATTACCTAAGATAGTTTTATTTGACAGCAAATCTCGCTCACAATTTGGCCCAATTACTCAAGAGTTTGAACAAGGGAAAACTGTTATTATTGAAATATTTAACTATACTTCATCAATTGGGTATAAGGTAAAAGTTGGTGGATTATTTAGCTTGGGGCCATCTTTTGGCGTTGATGGAAATTTAATTGTTAGTACCTCTACTTTTTTCCAAATATTCCAAGGTCGTTCAGCAAAAAATGTAGATATTGGCTTAATTAACCTTAAACCAAATGCTAACACCCAGAAAGTTTTGGCTATTTTATCTGCCCAATTACCTAAAGATGTCATAGTATTGACACGCCAAGATTTTATTAATTTGGAAAAAAACTATTGGACGAACAGAGCGCCCATTGGATTTGTATTTCAATTGATGGTGATTATGGTCTTTGTTGTTGGTGTAGTAGTCGTCTATCAAATTCTTTATAGTAATATCGCTAGTCATTTAGCTGAATATGCAACTCTCAAAGCAATGGGTTTTAAAAATAAATACCTGCTAATTATGGTTTTTCAACAAGCTTTAATATTAGCTTTTTTTGGTTATATACCTGGTTTTGCTATATCTATAGGTTTGTATGATGTAGCTGGAGATTTTACTAACTTACCAATTAGTATGAGCTTAGACAAAGCAGGCATAGTATTATTTTTTGTAATTTTAATGTGTTTAGCATCTGGTTTAATCTCTACAAAGAAACTGCGAAATGTTGACCCGGCAGATTTTTTCTAATTTAATGTAATTCAATTAGTTATTTTTGTGGAATTGTTATGGTAAACTTTATTGTTGACATTAAAAATTTAAGTCATTATTTTGACAAAAAAATATTAAAAAACCAAGTTTTGTTTGATATTAACTTGAATATTCAGCATGGAGAAATTGTAACTATGACTGGGCCTTCTGGTTCAGGAAAAACAACTTTATTGACTTTGATAGGTGGGTTACGTTCTGTTCAAAAGGGGAGCCTAAAATTTCTCAATCAAGAACTCTCTGGTGCTAGTAATGACCAATTAGTACAAGTGCGTCGTCATATAGGCTATATTTTCCAATCTCATAATTTACTGAATTTCTTAACAGCTCGACAAAATGTGCAAATGTCACTTGAATTAGACAATAATATTCCTAAATGGGAAGCTTGTAAAAAAGCAGAAGCAATGCTGCATGCTGTTAAATTAGGGAATCGAATTAATTGCTATCCATCTGAACTTTCTGGTGGTCAAAAGCAACGAGTAGCGATTGCCCGTGCTTTAGTAAGTCATCCTAAATTAGTTTTAGCTGATGAACCTACCGCAGCATTAGATAGTAAATCAGGTCGAGATATTGTTAACCTGATGCAACTATTAGCTAAGGAACAAAATTGTGCTATTTTAATGGTTACTCATGACCATAGAATTTTAGATATTTCTGAGCGAATAATACACATAGACGATGGTCGAATAGTTAAACAACTTTAGGATTTATACAAAAAAATAACTCAAGACCATTTAAATCTACTCCTAATAACATGCTTCAATTTCCAGGCTATTGTAATTTCTGAGGAGAAAGCGAAATAATGGCTAGTATCATAATTTCTTATTTTCATCCTACTGATGTAGGGGGATTTATGTACAATCTGATACCATCTCAATGTGAGGCTGTATTGGGAGGTTATACCTATGTTAATTTAATAAATATTACTGACAGCGTAAATAGCATTAGTAATACATACTATTTAGGTGCTTACGCATTTAATTTCCACGATAATAGAATTTACACAATAGACTATACAAGGTCTATTTACAACTTCTTCTATCTTTAGTTATGTATAGAGATTTAAAAACTGTTATTGAAAAAAGCGATCGCATCAATTCAAATAACATCATTACTCTGAGATGTTTTCCGGCGATCCTAACTACAGATTTGCACTGATAAACTTCAAACAAATAAGCAATAATAACTTGATTCAGTCAGGTAGTTTGAAAAAGTCATAGGAAAACTTTTACCTCCTACCTTCTGCCTTCTGCCCTACTTCCTTTCAGGATGTGCTATTTCCTCTTGGGAAGGACTACCCATTTGGTTAATTGTGGCAATCATCTGATATAAACGCCCTAAATCCCGTTGATTGAAGTGCAGAATTAACCGAGGTAAATCAGCAGTTTCATCTTGAGCTTCTTGGGGTAATGCTTGACTTTTTTCAATTTTGCCTTTGACTAGAATGTCACTGAATTCAGCATTCAGTTGTTCGACTTCCGTATCTGACAAATCGCAACTTAAACGAATCACCAACTGATTACTAACGTAACGACTGGAGTGATAAACCTTGTAAAAACGTGTAATGGCGTTGCAAGCTACTTCCAGGTTATCGGTCACAGTGTATAAACTAGGGTCTTCTGGACTGACAAGACCTTTCTGCACCAGTTGTTGATCAATATAATCACTCCAAGACCGCCAATAATCACCACCGGGATGGTCAATTAATACTAAAGGTACAGGGCCAAATTTACCCGTTTGGCTTAAGGTCATACACTCAAAAGCTTCATCTTGAGTGCCGAATCCGCCAGGAAATAGCGCCACTGCATCACTTTCTTTGAGGAGGAACAGCTTGCGGGTGAAAAAATACTTAAAGTTAATTAACTTTGGATCACCTTCAATAATTGGATTTGCTTGCTGTTCAAACGGTAACTGAATATTTAAGCCAAAAGAATTTTCTCGCCCAGCGCCTTCATGACCTGCTTGCATAATCCCACCGCCGCCGCCTGTCATTACCATAAAACCCAGTTGAGTCACAGCGCGACCAAATTCTAACGCCATTTTGTATTCTGGCGTTTCTGGAGATAGACGGGCAGAACCAAATATAGTTACTTTACGTACATGTCGGTAATTGTAAAATAACTCGAAGCCTCGCTCCATATCCGCTAAAGCAGCCGATAATATCTTCCAATCCAGACGATCAATGTCACTATCGGCTAGACGGATGATAGTAGCAAGCGTCTGTTGGATATATTGCCGATTTTTTAACGTCGGTAGGCGATCGATTAAGTCAACAATATCGGCTTGCAGAGACTCTAATGTGTCGAACGACGCAGATGAGGTCATGAGAACAGATTGCAGAGTGGCAATACATTCTATCTAATTTTGGAGTGGTATTTACAATTTTTTTAGAATTTGTTGAAATGTCTGGAGCAAGGGAGTGATGATATCATGTCCGCCAAATCAGTTATGATTCAGCATATCTGTGCAGAAAGACAAAACTCCTTCTCCCTCTGCTCCCTGCTGTCTTTATGATCAGTCTTTTACTTGACACGATATGAATGGGGAGTCGGTAATTTCAAAACAAAACCCCTCTAAAGAGGCGCTTAGAGGGGCAAGATTTGGGTATGTATAAGTTCAGTTATTCTCAAAATTATGCAAAGACTTGAAAACACGCAGATTCTTTCGCTTATTTTTGTGATGAGTCATTAAATAATTATCAGCATAACGGAAGGCGGATGCACAATCGTAAGCCGCGATCGCCACAGCTTGCAAAAATACTTGCATAGGAATTTCAAAACTAGAAATTCTTTCTGTGAGCAGTAATAATTCTCGGTCTGTTGCTGGTACAGCAGTTGCTTCTGCCCATTCTGGCTCATTAAACAAGTCTTCAACTAGCACCTTGGACATTTTGTACCTCCCCAAAAGCATAAGAAGCAAAGCCTGCGATGAAATTTAACTGTTCTTCACGAGTTTGCAAGTTAACAGGTAGTTCAGTACTAGGAAATCCTAGTTCTTTTAAAATATCCAAACAGTAAGCACTGGTTTGACTATATGAAGCTTGCTCCCATTTATGGGCTACTTCTTTGGCCATTTCCAGATTGACTCTAATAAATTTCATCGCAGGGCTAGTCATAAGTTGCACCCTAATAAACTGGATATTGGCAGTTTTGATCAGAACCCCAGTTCAATGTAACCGTGATCTTGCTGAATTTATGAAGATGGGTAATGGAAGGATCAGCGCATTTGCGTAATTGACGGCTGAGACATTACGCAAATTTTTAAGGATAAACAAAGACGGTCAAGCGCAATGATACTTAAGTGCTGACAGTATCTACTGAAATACTGAGGTTGATTATTGACTAATTTGTACTTCTTCTGCAACCCGTTTAAGGCGGCGTAATTGGGCTTGCATGTCTTGTTTTGTCC encodes the following:
- the devC gene encoding ABC transporter permease DevC, which encodes MIINISLAWLQLARQKARFLVASTGIAFIAVLMFVQVGFQDALYTSATQLHNNLKGDLFIISTQYQSLTFNQSFPRRYLYQILGCEGIESVSPLYMQFAKLKNLINGIKFPIYVLGFEPERAILKLPIIQQNQSLLQLPKIVLFDSKSRSQFGPITQEFEQGKTVIIEIFNYTSSIGYKVKVGGLFSLGPSFGVDGNLIVSTSTFFQIFQGRSAKNVDIGLINLKPNANTQKVLAILSAQLPKDVIVLTRQDFINLEKNYWTNRAPIGFVFQLMVIMVFVVGVVVVYQILYSNIASHLAEYATLKAMGFKNKYLLIMVFQQALILAFFGYIPGFAISIGLYDVAGDFTNLPISMSLDKAGIVLFFVILMCLASGLISTKKLRNVDPADFF
- a CDS encoding LOG family protein translates to MTSSASFDTLESLQADIVDLIDRLPTLKNRQYIQQTLATIIRLADSDIDRLDWKILSAALADMERGFELFYNYRHVRKVTIFGSARLSPETPEYKMALEFGRAVTQLGFMVMTGGGGGIMQAGHEGAGRENSFGLNIQLPFEQQANPIIEGDPKLINFKYFFTRKLFLLKESDAVALFPGGFGTQDEAFECMTLSQTGKFGPVPLVLIDHPGGDYWRSWSDYIDQQLVQKGLVSPEDPSLYTVTDNLEVACNAITRFYKVYHSSRYVSNQLVIRLSCDLSDTEVEQLNAEFSDILVKGKIEKSQALPQEAQDETADLPRLILHFNQRDLGRLYQMIATINQMGSPSQEEIAHPERK
- a CDS encoding DevA family ABC transporter ATP-binding protein; translation: MVNFIVDIKNLSHYFDKKILKNQVLFDINLNIQHGEIVTMTGPSGSGKTTLLTLIGGLRSVQKGSLKFLNQELSGASNDQLVQVRRHIGYIFQSHNLLNFLTARQNVQMSLELDNNIPKWEACKKAEAMLHAVKLGNRINCYPSELSGGQKQRVAIARALVSHPKLVLADEPTAALDSKSGRDIVNLMQLLAKEQNCAILMVTHDHRILDISERIIHIDDGRIVKQL